A genomic window from Sparus aurata chromosome 14, fSpaAur1.1, whole genome shotgun sequence includes:
- the LOC115595183 gene encoding uncharacterized protein LOC115595183, with product MASMRTSSPAQSSVRTPSPTPTSVTTPSTASMRTSSPAPSSVRTPSPASPTSQAAASDEPGGAQAAASGAAASFWLPGEMSKTIPVQDQRWIANTLFQNGKLRPDLKLWYEPPDPALIYHQTPTPDSFFTHQLMVWMPYHMWKVRLSCPVCLKQLTDYGVHKRARKVLDVDRYYLMVTETLRCTVCSLNYLSTSQTVRDQLDLAHQTLFRPILTHKYACDIRVIRQLRNRTPGSSPARLVNWLKENHREKWLNRSVHYLGECAEFVDQSSPFPVVCQEPPEPIDIPTSRWLLTLYNRDIFSRLEHIKACVTSTFGSILKMDSTKKITKKLAGHGEETALWMTSLGNEVGQVLTSVISMQEGPGLDAMASGIMRRYRQAAVPPPVLLYVDSGCCVGGGTSKLQTRFAEWRDLHIRLDIWQFMRRLAAGCTTDTHPLYPTFIGSLSACIFEWDAGDLTLLRRAKRQQLGQEGVPDITDRLVDKQISKAELSQYCRRTTRGEETTITLIERLFLTLGGANCGDRMVPLLDKVRMEHIWRVQKRHVRCIQDVPGVQLYTEAGTTTTMGGVILTKYRCARGSTSLESFHCHLNRFIPGTSANTLNFQLYLLECLNRWNQDCGAAAVTTRSSSLLTYARDVAHCVNTNCLKLFGRALVPNVRPPAKYTGELLGVDYLLSQTGQPLKLHPDSEDTEDMLEDVDEGEEEEEEEEECFEEDPTLDLSVSSLLNDPSFSSRFCPSYIPPASSLAASSSQPVTSSLVAASSQDSPLRWHNKSVKREDTEVVIQELDLSSRLCVAASPLLPANVCPPSAPSLPGPAHQYHLPGSTAGQAQLKRKVPPSDATQAAVNLSQQRQLFPAPVPVPQLTMLAPITLHGPFLVAAPQALGVPLSSAPPARAPVRKLTRKVEHNTCKKCGQFRTAETGHSQYKGTVYCPSVEALPKEQWLEVIKQNPK from the exons ATGGCCTCCATGAGGACCTCCAGCCCCGCTCAGTCCTCTGTGAGGACACCTAGCCCCACTCCAACCTCTGTGACGACCCCCTCTACGGCCTCCATGAGGACCTCCAGCCCTGCTCCATCCTCTGTGAGGACCCCCAGCCCTGCTTCACCCACCAGCCAGGCAGCAGCCTCT gATGAGCCTGGAGGGGCTCAGGCAGCCGCTTctggagctgcagcttcatTCTGGTTGCCGGGTGAAATGAGCAAGACCATCCCTGTGCAGGACCAGAGATGGATTGCCAACACACTGTTTCAGAACGGCAAACTACGGCCAGATTTGAAGCTGTGGTACGAGCCCCCTGACCCTGCCCTCATCTACCACCAGACACCTACGCCCGACAGCTTCTTCACCCATCAGCTGATGGTATGGATGCCCTATCACATGTGGAAGGTTAGGCTATCCTGCCCAGTTTGTCTAAAGCAGCTGACAGACTACGGTGTCCACAAAAGGGCCCGGAAGGTCCTTGATGTCGACAGGTACTACCTGATGGTGACAGAGACACTCAGATGCACTGTGTGTTCTCTGAACTATCTGTCAACCAGTCAGACCGTCCGTGACCAGCTTGACTTGGCGCACCAGACGCTGTTCCGGCCGATCCTGACCCACAA gTATGCTTGTGACATTCGTGTCATTCGGCAGCTTCGGAACCGGACCCCGGGCAGCAGTCCAGCACGACTGGTGAATTGGCTGAAGGAGAACCATAGGGAGAAATGGCTGAACCGGTCAGTACACTATCTTGGGGAGTGTGCTGAATTTGTGGATCAATCGAGCCCATTCCCGGTGGTCTGCCAGGAGCCTCCGGAGCCCATCGACATCCCCACCAGTCGCTGGCTGCTTACTTTGTACAACAGGGACATCTTCTCCCGCCTGGAACACATAAAGGCCTGCGTCACCTCCACATTTGGCTCCATCTTAAAGATGGACTCAACCAAAAAG ATCACAAAGAAGTTGGCCGGCCACGGCGAGGAGACAGCTCTCTGGATGACTTCACTTGGCAACGAAGTCGGCCAGGTCTTGACCAGTGTCATTTCCATGCAGGAGGGACCTGGACTGGATGCCATGGCGTCTGGGATCATGCGGCGGTACCGCCAGGCAGCTGTTCCGCCCCCTGTGCTGCTGTATGTGGACAGTGGCTGCTGTGTGGGTGGGGGGACGAGCAAGTTGCAGACCAGGTTTGCAGAGTGGCGAGACCTCCACATAAGACTGGACATCTGGCAGTTTATGAGGAGGCTGGCTGCTGGCTGCACCACAGACACTCATCCCCTCTACCCCACCTTCATTGGCAGTCTGTCTGCATGCATTTTCGAGTGGGATGCTGGGGACCTCACTCTGCTGCGGCGGGCAAAGCGACAGCAGCTCGGGCAGGAGGGTGTGCCTGATATCACCGATCGCCTGGTGGACAAGCAGATCAGCAAGGCAGAGCTGAGCCAATATTGTCGCCGAACGACGCGGGGCGAGGAAACCACCATCACCCTCATCGAGCGACTGTTCCTAACCCTGGGTGGCGCAAATTGTGGAGACCGCATGGTGCCGCTGCTGGACAAGGTCCGAATGGAGCACATCTGGCGTGTGCAGAAACGCCACGTCAGGTGCATCCAGGACGTGCCAGGTGTGCAGCTGTACACCGAGGCTGGCACCACCACAACAATGGGAGGGGTCATTTTGACCAAGTACCGCTGTGCCAGAGGGTCCACATCCCTGGAATCCTTTCACTGCCACCTCAACAGGTTCATTCCAG GAACCAgtgcaaacacactgaacttcCAGCTGTACCTCCTGGAATGCCTGAACAGGTGGAACCAGGATTGTGGTGCTGCTGCGGTCACCACCAGGTCATCGTCTCTCCTCACGTACGCCAGGGATGTGGCCCACTGCGTCAACACCAACTGCCTGAAGCTGTTTGGCCGTGCACTTGTGCCAAACGTCAGGCCACCTGCCAAATACACTG GAGAGCTGCTTGGTGTTGACTACCTCCTAAGTCAGACTGGACAGCCCCTGAAGTTGCACCCTGACTCAGAGGACACAGAAGACATGCTTGAGGATGTGGAtgagggtgaagaagaagaagaagaagaagaagagtgctTTGAAGAGGATCCCACACTTGACCTTTCAGTGTCAAGTCTCCTTAATGACCCAAGTTTCTCCTCCCGTTTTTGTCCCTCCTATATACCTCCTGCTTCCTCCCTGGCTGCATCCTCCTCACAGCCCGTCACTTCCTCTCTGGTTGCTGCCTCCTCCCAGGATTCACCTCTCAGGTGGCACAACAAAAGTGTGAAGAGGGAGGATACCGAAGTGGTCATTCAGGAGCTGGATTTGTCTAGCCGCTTGTGTGTAGCAGCTagccctctcctccctgctaATGTGTGCCCTCCGTCTGCACCCTCTCTGCCAGGCCCAGCTCACCAGTACCACCTGCCTGGCAGCACTGCTGGCCAGGcgcagctgaagaggaaagtTCCGCCTTCAGATGCAACACAGGCAGCTGTAAACCTGAGTCAGCAGCGTCAGCTGTTCCCTGCTCCAGTCCCGGTCCCTCAACTGACAATGCTGGCTCCCATAACGTTACACGGCCCTTTCCTTGTCGCTGCTCCACAGGCCCTGGGTGTCCCCCTCTCCTCTGCCCCTCCTGCTCGTGCTCCTGTCCGAAAACTGACCCGTAAAGTGGAGCACAACACGTGCAAGAAATGCGGGCAGTTCCGCACTGCAGAGACTGGACACAGCCAATACAAAGGCACAGTTTACTGCCCCTCTGTAGAGGCTCTGCCAAAGGAGCAGTGGTTGGAGGTCATTAAACAAAATCCTAaataa